From a region of the Geothrix sp. 21YS21S-2 genome:
- a CDS encoding methyl-accepting chemotaxis protein, whose translation MTWFRNLRLASQLILSFFLVALVAVLVGLRGMSNTRTVSGMMTDLYENNLTSVALVGKARSAGIMYARLTNNYFVAPDAEHRREVGQSLAATRSNLFDHIAKERSTRMAPEEVALWAAFDKAWGPYEEACKQFTGLVDANKHAQASTFLFTEVRPKTLELDKTFKAIEEVNLQDAATTQKKSLEAVASLQNQTIGFIAAAFAVAIALGLGVSRILRSQVGGELAEASEVARRVASGDLSVDVRTAQGDTTSMMASIKDMVERLADVVGKVQDSSGSLSGAAEQLSSTAQSLSQGASEQAASVEETSASMEEMSASIAQNNENAKMTGDLATGTAKDTVEGGEAVKQTVGAMKEIAQKIGIIDDIAYQTNLLALNAAIEAGRAGEHGRGFAVVAAEVRKLAERSQVAAEEISRLASGSVDLAERAGRLLDTIVPSIQKTSDLVTEIAAASAEQNSGVGQINGAIAQISQAVAQNAAASEELASTAEEVTGHALELQTAMAFFSLKGGAAAPRRPAPAARPVREARAGARFNEPGFARF comes from the coding sequence ATGACGTGGTTCCGCAACCTCAGGCTGGCATCCCAGCTCATCCTCTCATTCTTCCTCGTGGCCCTGGTGGCCGTCCTGGTCGGACTCCGGGGCATGTCCAACACCCGCACCGTGAGCGGGATGATGACCGATCTGTACGAGAACAACCTGACCTCGGTCGCCCTGGTGGGCAAGGCCCGGAGCGCGGGGATCATGTATGCCCGGCTCACGAACAACTACTTCGTGGCGCCGGACGCCGAACACCGGCGCGAAGTGGGCCAATCGCTTGCCGCCACCCGGTCGAACCTGTTCGATCACATCGCCAAGGAGCGCTCCACGCGCATGGCGCCCGAGGAAGTGGCCCTCTGGGCCGCCTTCGACAAGGCGTGGGGGCCCTACGAGGAGGCCTGCAAGCAGTTCACCGGGCTGGTGGACGCCAACAAGCACGCCCAGGCCAGCACGTTCCTCTTCACCGAGGTGCGCCCGAAGACCCTGGAGCTGGACAAGACCTTCAAGGCCATCGAGGAGGTCAACCTCCAGGACGCGGCCACCACCCAGAAGAAGAGCCTCGAGGCCGTCGCCTCCCTCCAGAACCAGACCATCGGGTTCATCGCCGCGGCCTTCGCGGTGGCCATCGCCCTGGGCCTCGGGGTCTCCCGGATCCTCCGGAGCCAGGTGGGCGGGGAGCTCGCGGAGGCCTCCGAAGTGGCGCGGCGCGTGGCCTCCGGCGACCTGTCGGTGGACGTGCGCACCGCCCAGGGCGACACCACCAGCATGATGGCCTCCATCAAGGACATGGTCGAGCGGCTGGCGGACGTGGTGGGCAAGGTGCAGGACTCCTCGGGCTCCCTTTCCGGCGCCGCAGAGCAGCTCAGCTCCACGGCCCAGTCCCTGAGCCAGGGCGCCAGCGAGCAGGCTGCAAGCGTGGAGGAGACCAGCGCCTCCATGGAGGAGATGAGCGCCTCCATCGCCCAGAACAATGAAAATGCGAAGATGACCGGGGACCTGGCCACCGGCACCGCGAAGGACACGGTGGAAGGCGGCGAGGCCGTGAAACAGACCGTCGGCGCCATGAAGGAGATCGCCCAGAAGATCGGGATCATCGACGACATCGCCTACCAGACCAACCTCCTGGCCCTGAACGCGGCCATCGAGGCGGGGCGGGCCGGGGAGCACGGCCGGGGCTTCGCGGTGGTCGCCGCCGAAGTGCGCAAGCTGGCCGAGCGGAGCCAGGTGGCGGCGGAGGAGATCAGCCGGCTGGCCTCGGGAAGCGTGGACCTGGCCGAACGCGCCGGCAGGCTGCTGGACACCATCGTCCCCTCCATCCAGAAGACCTCGGACCTGGTGACCGAGATCGCCGCCGCCAGCGCCGAGCAGAACTCGGGCGTGGGCCAGATCAACGGCGCCATCGCCCAGATCAGCCAGGCCGTGGCCCAGAACGCCGCGGCTTCTGAGGAGCTGGCCAGCACGGCCGAGGAGGTCACGGGCCATGCCCTCGAGCTCCAGACCGCCATGGCCTTCTTCAGCCTCAAGGGCGGCGCCGCCGCGCCCAGGCGTCCGGCTCCCGCCGCCCGCCCCGTCCGCGAGGCCCGCGCGGGGGCCCGCTTCAACGAACCCGGCTTCGCGCGGTTCTGA
- a CDS encoding chemotaxis protein CheW: MSELMTIQRRNPAPAAAEKPRQFLAFVLGGETFAMEIRSIKEVIQYGALTQVPMMPDFIRGVINLRGSVVPVIDLAVRFGRPPSEVSRRTCVVVLEVEHHDEDLVLGFIVDQVRAVLDIGASDIEPPPAFGSALRSEFLAGIGKVDGEFVILLDVDHVLSLDELSAISA; this comes from the coding sequence ATGTCCGAACTCATGACCATCCAACGCCGCAACCCGGCTCCCGCCGCCGCGGAGAAGCCCCGCCAGTTCCTGGCCTTCGTCCTGGGCGGGGAGACCTTCGCCATGGAGATCCGCTCCATCAAGGAGGTGATCCAGTACGGCGCCCTCACCCAGGTCCCGATGATGCCTGACTTCATCCGGGGCGTGATCAACCTCCGCGGCTCCGTCGTGCCCGTGATCGACCTGGCCGTGCGGTTCGGCCGGCCCCCCAGCGAGGTCTCGCGGCGCACCTGCGTGGTGGTGCTCGAGGTGGAGCACCATGACGAGGACCTGGTGCTGGGCTTCATCGTCGACCAGGTGCGCGCGGTCCTGGACATCGGCGCATCCGACATCGAGCCTCCGCCGGCCTTCGGCAGCGCCCTGCGCAGCGAGTTCCTCGCCGGCATCGGGAAGGTGGACGGCGAGTTCGTCATCCTCCTGGACGTGGACCACGTCCTCTCCCTGGACGAACTGTCGGCGATTTCCGCCTGA
- a CDS encoding DUF4139 domain-containing protein: MRILVLASLPAILAAQSPEQTTTLKDQQGLAVTIYNDNLALVKDLREVRLPKGDLDLAFQEVSAQIRPETALIRNLTESKDFWINEQNFDFDLLTPQKLLEKYVGRKVTVVSQKPNPDGPGSREAREEAEVLATNGGTVLKFADRIETSIPGRIIYPGVPANLRARPTLVLSLHSPKDRAQKLELSYLTGGLSWRADYVANLAPDEKTLDLSGWVTLTNQSGSAYPNATLQLVAGDVHRAPVNRAPAPAPMMAMAKASARAEMKEESLFEYHLYTLDRPTTLKENQTKQVALLTAQGVPVRKEYLLRGDAWYFQARYEDLGEKPKVGVFVEFRNREESRMGMPMPKGVVRVYKRDGQGRPQFVGEDAVDHTPRNETVRLKLGDAFDVTAARKQTDFKVLGTQGAYRHVTEAAFQVEVRNAKKEPVTVSVLEPIYGDWEIVQKSHDFTKETSGLARFEVAVPAEGSATLTYRARMRW, from the coding sequence ATGCGCATCCTCGTCCTCGCCTCCCTTCCGGCCATCCTCGCCGCCCAGAGCCCGGAGCAGACCACGACCCTGAAGGACCAGCAGGGCCTGGCCGTGACCATCTACAACGACAACCTCGCCCTGGTGAAGGACCTTCGCGAGGTGCGGCTGCCCAAGGGGGACCTGGACCTGGCCTTCCAGGAGGTCTCGGCCCAGATCCGCCCCGAGACCGCCCTGATACGCAACCTGACCGAATCCAAGGATTTCTGGATCAACGAGCAGAACTTCGACTTCGACCTGCTCACCCCCCAGAAGCTCCTGGAGAAGTACGTGGGACGGAAGGTCACCGTGGTCTCCCAGAAACCCAACCCGGACGGCCCGGGCTCCCGGGAGGCGCGGGAGGAGGCCGAGGTGCTGGCCACCAACGGCGGAACCGTGCTCAAGTTCGCCGACCGCATCGAGACGTCCATCCCGGGCCGGATCATCTACCCCGGGGTCCCCGCCAACCTGAGGGCCCGCCCCACCCTGGTGCTCAGCCTCCACTCCCCGAAGGACCGCGCCCAGAAGCTCGAGCTCAGCTACCTCACCGGCGGCCTCTCCTGGCGCGCGGACTACGTGGCCAACCTAGCCCCGGACGAGAAGACCCTGGACCTCAGCGGCTGGGTCACCCTCACCAACCAGAGCGGCTCCGCGTACCCCAACGCCACCCTCCAGCTGGTGGCCGGGGACGTCCACCGGGCCCCCGTGAACCGGGCCCCGGCCCCCGCCCCGATGATGGCCATGGCCAAGGCCTCCGCCCGGGCCGAGATGAAGGAGGAGAGCCTCTTCGAGTACCACCTCTACACCCTGGACCGGCCCACCACCCTCAAGGAGAACCAGACCAAGCAGGTGGCCCTGCTCACCGCCCAGGGCGTGCCGGTGCGCAAGGAGTACCTCCTGCGCGGGGACGCCTGGTACTTCCAGGCCCGCTACGAGGACCTGGGCGAGAAGCCCAAGGTGGGCGTCTTCGTCGAGTTCCGGAACCGGGAGGAATCCCGCATGGGCATGCCCATGCCCAAGGGCGTGGTGCGGGTCTACAAGCGCGACGGGCAGGGCCGGCCGCAGTTCGTGGGCGAGGACGCCGTGGACCACACTCCCCGGAACGAGACGGTGAGACTCAAACTCGGCGACGCCTTCGACGTCACCGCCGCCCGCAAGCAGACCGACTTCAAGGTCCTGGGCACCCAGGGCGCCTACCGGCACGTGACCGAGGCCGCCTTCCAGGTGGAGGTGCGCAACGCCAAGAAGGAACCCGTCACCGTCTCCGTGCTGGAGCCGATCTACGGGGACTGGGAGATCGTCCAGAAGAGCCACGATTTCACCAAGGAGACCAGCGGCCTGGCCCGGTTCGAGGTGGCGGTCCCGGCGGAGGGAAGCGCCACCCTCACCTACCGCGCGCGCATGCGCTGGTGA
- a CDS encoding NADH-ubiquinone oxidoreductase-F iron-sulfur binding region domain-containing protein produces MANPVAANPVADFFDSLRKNADAVLAESGDSAKIQIQIGSATCEHAAGSLEALDEFQKHIQASGRDDIVIHKTGCTGRCSKEPIVGITAPGKMPVKYERVDRALVHKIFSSHIQKGEPLVEHALDGSLDNRAELSFIFCEGRRCTTGQTLKHAFDRKLKEQAVPASRVKTSHVRCFGACSDETEGKCTHVLVNPDQVLYRISTEKDLDEILEKHAIGGEPVDHLRCPEKPITQDFYSLYGDIHFFNHQNRIAMRNSGIVDPENLEEYVRFGGFKALATVLGKNDPLWVINEVLKARLRGRGGGGFPTGQKWKIAHDQAETTRYLICNGDEGDPGAFMDRGMLESDPFNIVEGMIIAAFAIGAGHGFYYIRAEYPLAIKRIQNALARCRKAGLLGKNIMGSGWDFDMEVRLGAGAFVCGEETALIRSIEGERGQPKVRPPYPTVRGLWGKPTCINNVETFANVSAIINYGGEWFANQGTAESGGTKVFALAGNVKHTGLVEVPLGTPLSKVVFNIGGGVKDDKALKAIQTGGPAGGFIPASQADMEVDFGPLSRAGSIMGSGGMIVLSEDDCMVDLSKFYLSFTQEESCGKCTPCREGTTRMLEILEKITSGRAVLSDLDKLERLARLCQQTALCGLGRAAPNPVLSSLKNFKEEYREHIVDKKCKAKKCVALIRYQIDPETCIGCTVCARNCPVECISGQRKTAHLIDQERCVKCGQCFEVCRFDAVERV; encoded by the coding sequence ATGGCAAATCCGGTCGCGGCAAACCCGGTTGCGGACTTCTTCGACTCGTTGAGGAAGAACGCGGACGCGGTCCTGGCTGAAAGCGGCGATTCCGCGAAGATCCAGATCCAGATCGGCTCGGCCACCTGCGAGCACGCGGCGGGTTCCCTCGAGGCCCTCGACGAATTCCAGAAGCACATCCAGGCTTCCGGGCGCGACGACATCGTCATCCACAAGACCGGCTGCACGGGCCGCTGCAGCAAGGAGCCCATCGTGGGCATCACAGCTCCCGGCAAGATGCCCGTCAAGTACGAGCGCGTGGACCGGGCCCTGGTGCACAAGATCTTCTCCAGCCACATCCAGAAGGGCGAGCCCCTCGTGGAGCACGCCCTGGACGGCTCCCTGGACAACCGGGCCGAGCTCTCCTTCATCTTCTGCGAAGGCCGCCGCTGCACCACGGGCCAGACCCTCAAGCACGCCTTCGACCGCAAGCTCAAGGAGCAGGCGGTTCCCGCGAGCCGGGTCAAGACCAGCCACGTGCGGTGCTTCGGCGCCTGCAGCGACGAGACCGAGGGCAAGTGCACGCACGTCCTCGTGAACCCCGACCAGGTCCTCTACCGCATCTCCACCGAGAAGGACCTGGACGAGATCCTCGAGAAGCACGCCATCGGCGGCGAGCCGGTGGACCACCTGCGCTGCCCCGAGAAGCCCATCACCCAGGACTTCTACTCCCTCTACGGCGACATCCACTTCTTCAACCACCAGAACCGCATCGCCATGCGCAACAGCGGCATCGTGGACCCCGAGAACCTGGAGGAGTACGTCCGGTTCGGCGGGTTCAAGGCCCTGGCCACGGTCCTCGGCAAGAACGACCCCCTCTGGGTGATCAACGAGGTGCTCAAGGCCCGCCTGCGGGGCCGGGGCGGCGGCGGCTTCCCCACCGGCCAGAAGTGGAAGATCGCCCATGACCAGGCCGAGACGACCCGCTACCTCATCTGCAACGGCGACGAGGGCGATCCGGGCGCGTTCATGGACCGCGGCATGCTGGAGTCCGACCCCTTCAACATCGTCGAGGGCATGATCATCGCGGCCTTCGCCATCGGCGCCGGCCACGGGTTCTACTACATCCGCGCCGAGTATCCGCTGGCCATCAAGCGCATCCAGAACGCCCTGGCCAGGTGCCGCAAGGCCGGCCTCCTGGGCAAGAACATCATGGGCTCGGGCTGGGACTTCGACATGGAAGTGCGCCTGGGCGCCGGCGCCTTCGTGTGCGGCGAGGAGACCGCCCTCATCCGCTCCATCGAAGGCGAGCGCGGCCAGCCCAAGGTCCGCCCCCCCTACCCCACCGTGCGCGGCCTCTGGGGCAAGCCCACCTGCATCAACAACGTCGAGACCTTCGCCAACGTCAGCGCCATCATCAACTACGGCGGCGAGTGGTTCGCCAACCAGGGCACCGCGGAAAGCGGGGGCACCAAGGTCTTCGCGCTGGCCGGCAACGTCAAGCACACGGGCCTCGTGGAAGTTCCCCTGGGCACGCCGCTGTCCAAGGTGGTGTTCAACATCGGCGGCGGCGTCAAGGACGACAAGGCCCTGAAGGCCATCCAGACCGGCGGTCCCGCGGGCGGCTTCATCCCCGCCTCGCAGGCCGACATGGAGGTGGATTTCGGCCCCCTCTCCCGGGCCGGCTCCATCATGGGCTCCGGCGGCATGATCGTCCTCAGCGAGGACGACTGCATGGTGGACCTCTCCAAGTTCTACCTGAGCTTCACCCAGGAGGAGTCCTGCGGGAAGTGCACACCGTGCCGCGAAGGCACGACCCGCATGCTCGAGATCCTCGAGAAGATCACCTCGGGCCGGGCCGTCCTCTCCGACCTGGACAAGCTCGAGCGCCTCGCCAGGCTCTGCCAGCAGACCGCCCTGTGCGGCCTGGGGCGCGCCGCGCCCAACCCCGTGCTCAGCTCCCTCAAGAACTTCAAGGAGGAGTACCGCGAGCACATCGTGGACAAGAAGTGCAAGGCGAAGAAGTGCGTCGCCCTCATCCGCTACCAGATCGATCCCGAGACGTGCATCGGCTGCACCGTCTGCGCCAGGAACTGCCCGGTGGAGTGCATCTCCGGCCAGCGCAAGACCGCCCACCTGATCGACCAGGAACGCTGCGTGAAGTGCGGGCAGTGCTTCGAAGTCTGCCGGTTCGACGCGGTCGAACGCGTCTAA
- a CDS encoding NADH-dependent [FeFe] hydrogenase, group A6, translating to MTETMINLTIDSEHIQVPKGTTVLKAAEKLGIHIPRLCYHPKLSLEGACRICVVQVEGFSSFLTACSHEVWEGMNVQTNSPEIRLARRDIVELLLDNHPMDCQTCDRDGQCELQKQAYRLGVRERHFEGKRKRFPIDDASESVVRTPEKCILCGRCIRVCEEVQGVHNLSQHGRGFETVVGPANLGPMDESACIQCGQCINVCPTAAFLEKDHTERVWEALAMPRDKKHIVVQPAPSIRAAIGECFGLPIGTPVTGKLITALRRLGFDAVFDTNFGADLTIIEEAHEFLRRMGGDGPLPLLTSCSPGWVSFMEKFYPEMIPHTSTCKSPMSMLSTLSKTHYADKKGLTADQVYMVAIMPCVAKKFEASRPEHAMEDGTPYTDAVLTTRELAWMIKSYGIDFVNLPDGEFDRPLGISSGAADIFGATGGVMEAALRTAAVKLTGDELGPLVFEDVRGVTGLKEASITIAGKEINIAVSNGLTNAKTILEAIKNGPKQYHLVEIMACPGGCVAGGGQPYPPFSMDVLDPELGRLRAKALYKIDNDKQLRRSHENPAIEHLYAEYLGEPNGEKAHHLLHTHYHARMPRGIK from the coding sequence ATGACCGAGACCATGATCAACCTCACCATCGACAGCGAGCACATCCAGGTGCCCAAGGGGACCACCGTCCTCAAGGCCGCCGAGAAGCTGGGGATCCACATCCCCAGGCTCTGCTACCACCCCAAGCTGAGCCTCGAAGGCGCCTGCCGCATCTGCGTGGTGCAGGTGGAGGGCTTCAGCAGCTTCCTCACCGCCTGCAGCCACGAGGTGTGGGAGGGGATGAACGTGCAGACCAACTCCCCCGAGATCCGCCTCGCCCGGCGCGACATCGTGGAGCTGCTGCTCGACAACCACCCAATGGATTGCCAGACCTGCGACCGCGACGGCCAGTGCGAGCTCCAGAAGCAGGCCTACCGCCTGGGCGTCCGGGAGCGCCACTTCGAGGGCAAGCGCAAGCGCTTCCCCATCGACGACGCCAGCGAGTCCGTGGTGCGCACCCCCGAGAAGTGCATCCTCTGCGGCCGGTGCATCCGCGTCTGCGAGGAGGTCCAGGGCGTGCACAACCTCAGCCAGCACGGCCGCGGCTTCGAGACCGTGGTGGGCCCGGCCAACCTCGGCCCCATGGACGAGAGCGCCTGCATCCAGTGCGGCCAGTGCATCAACGTCTGCCCCACCGCCGCCTTCCTGGAGAAGGACCACACCGAGCGCGTGTGGGAGGCCCTGGCCATGCCCCGCGACAAGAAGCACATCGTCGTGCAGCCCGCCCCCTCCATCCGCGCCGCCATCGGCGAGTGCTTCGGCCTGCCCATCGGCACCCCGGTGACGGGCAAGCTCATCACGGCCCTGCGCCGCCTGGGCTTCGACGCGGTCTTCGACACCAACTTCGGCGCCGACCTGACCATCATCGAGGAGGCCCACGAGTTCCTCCGCCGCATGGGCGGCGACGGCCCCCTGCCGCTGCTCACCTCCTGCTCCCCGGGCTGGGTCAGCTTCATGGAGAAGTTCTACCCGGAGATGATCCCCCACACCTCCACCTGCAAGTCCCCCATGTCGATGCTCAGCACGCTCTCCAAGACCCACTACGCGGACAAGAAGGGCCTCACCGCCGACCAGGTCTACATGGTGGCCATCATGCCCTGCGTGGCCAAGAAGTTCGAGGCCTCCCGCCCCGAGCACGCCATGGAGGACGGCACCCCCTACACCGACGCCGTGCTCACCACCCGCGAGCTGGCCTGGATGATCAAGTCCTACGGCATCGACTTCGTGAACCTTCCCGACGGCGAGTTCGACCGGCCCCTGGGGATCTCCTCGGGCGCCGCCGACATCTTCGGCGCCACGGGCGGCGTGATGGAGGCGGCCCTGCGCACCGCGGCCGTGAAGCTCACGGGCGACGAGCTGGGCCCCCTGGTCTTCGAGGACGTCCGCGGCGTGACCGGCCTGAAGGAGGCCAGCATCACCATCGCGGGCAAGGAGATCAACATCGCCGTCTCCAACGGCCTCACCAACGCCAAGACGATCCTGGAGGCCATCAAGAACGGCCCCAAGCAGTACCACCTGGTGGAGATCATGGCCTGCCCCGGAGGCTGCGTCGCCGGCGGCGGCCAGCCCTACCCGCCCTTCTCCATGGACGTGCTGGATCCCGAGCTGGGGCGCCTGCGCGCCAAGGCGCTCTACAAGATCGACAACGACAAGCAGCTGCGCCGCAGCCATGAGAATCCCGCCATCGAACACCTCTATGCCGAGTACCTAGGCGAGCCCAACGGGGAGAAGGCCCACCACCTGCTCCACACCCACTACCACGCCCGGATGCCCAGGGGGATCAAGTGA
- the nuoE gene encoding NADH-quinone oxidoreductase subunit NuoE, which produces MSTIANTDNWLEIKAAAEAALPANVVEFIASLSGTVHSESHLIAILHLVQAETGWLSTEQMGAVAQLAQIPLAKVTGVATFYHYFRLQPRGKHMINVCLGTACYVKGADKISQRLMDNLGIQFGETTKDGMFSLESTRCLGTCGLAPVVMIDDQVHGPVTPGEVSLILERYLKKDKAAPKA; this is translated from the coding sequence GTGAGCACCATCGCGAACACCGACAACTGGCTCGAGATCAAGGCCGCGGCCGAAGCCGCCCTCCCCGCGAACGTGGTGGAGTTCATCGCGTCGCTCTCCGGCACCGTCCACTCCGAGAGCCACCTCATCGCCATCCTGCACCTGGTGCAGGCCGAGACCGGCTGGCTCTCCACCGAGCAGATGGGAGCCGTGGCCCAGCTGGCCCAGATCCCCCTGGCCAAGGTCACCGGGGTCGCCACCTTCTACCACTACTTCCGCCTCCAGCCCCGCGGCAAGCACATGATCAACGTGTGCCTGGGCACCGCCTGCTACGTCAAGGGCGCCGACAAGATCAGCCAGCGCCTCATGGACAACCTGGGCATCCAGTTCGGGGAGACCACCAAGGACGGCATGTTCAGCCTGGAGTCCACCCGCTGCCTGGGCACCTGCGGCCTGGCGCCCGTGGTGATGATCGACGACCAGGTCCACGGCCCGGTGACCCCCGGCGAGGTGAGCCTGATCCTGGAGCGCTACCTGAAGAAGGACAAGGCCGCACCGAAGGCCTGA
- a CDS encoding PIN domain-containing protein, with product MAAIDTNVLVRLVTRDDPGQFEKAQAFVKRNHPVLVTHLSLLELVWVLMSRYGLTKEKVCQVAQALLEMAELEVQEPALLEAALRTWEGCRADFADCFILETVKASGGVPLGTFDATLSRLEGCRRL from the coding sequence ATGGCCGCCATCGACACCAACGTCCTGGTCCGCCTCGTCACGCGGGATGATCCCGGCCAGTTCGAGAAGGCCCAGGCCTTCGTCAAGCGCAACCATCCGGTCCTCGTGACGCACCTGTCCCTGCTGGAACTGGTCTGGGTGCTCATGAGCCGCTACGGCCTGACCAAGGAGAAGGTCTGCCAGGTGGCCCAGGCCCTCCTGGAGATGGCGGAACTGGAGGTGCAGGAACCGGCCCTCCTGGAGGCCGCGCTGCGGACCTGGGAGGGTTGCCGGGCCGACTTCGCGGACTGCTTCATCCTCGAGACCGTGAAAGCTTCGGGAGGGGTGCCCCTGGGGACCTTCGACGCCACCCTGTCCAGGCTGGAAGGGTGCCGGCGCCTCTGA
- a CDS encoding AbrB/MazE/SpoVT family DNA-binding domain-containing protein — MLIAVSKVTRQGQISVPAEVRRDLGIRPGTQLIWDRGENGEYRVRPKRATWTDLHALIGPLEVRLTDEELKDARREFLASRAKRDEGGR; from the coding sequence ATGCTCATCGCCGTCTCCAAGGTCACCCGGCAAGGCCAGATCTCGGTGCCTGCCGAAGTCCGGCGGGACCTGGGCATCCGGCCCGGGACGCAGCTGATCTGGGACCGCGGGGAGAACGGCGAGTACCGGGTCCGGCCCAAGCGGGCCACCTGGACCGACCTCCACGCGCTGATCGGCCCGCTCGAGGTCCGGCTCACGGACGAGGAGCTGAAGGACGCGAGGCGGGAATTCCTGGCCTCCCGCGCGAAACGCGACGAAGGGGGGCGGTGA
- a CDS encoding MipA/OmpV family protein — protein MSLVPLVLIACLPLAAQQPAGGTPSPDHWTGTVGAMVLTVPAAPGASKNRTLLLPTMSAQYGRFFLGSTRVALGFGGGVQLWRTPEWTWEVGLGVGDRRPENRAPELAGMGDRNLGAWAGTGLLWRSKGWNAMAAVAHGLADGAGNRATLSLGQSIRLAPRWSLTAGLHATWADTEGMAYDFGIDAGQAQRRAALVAAGDTRLGAGDTGPFAPRAGLRDLGGLLSLGYHPGRKVSYHLSLFGTTFPGDARRSPLVRRESSLNGGAGFSYRFGGPQ, from the coding sequence ATGTCCCTGGTCCCCCTCGTACTCATCGCCTGCCTGCCCCTCGCGGCCCAGCAACCGGCCGGTGGCACCCCGTCTCCGGATCACTGGACGGGCACCGTGGGAGCCATGGTCCTCACCGTACCCGCGGCGCCGGGGGCCTCGAAGAACCGCACCCTCCTCCTCCCGACCATGAGCGCCCAGTATGGCCGGTTCTTCCTGGGTTCCACCCGGGTCGCCCTCGGATTCGGCGGGGGCGTGCAGCTCTGGCGCACCCCCGAATGGACCTGGGAGGTGGGGCTGGGGGTCGGCGACAGACGGCCGGAAAACCGGGCTCCCGAACTGGCGGGCATGGGCGACCGGAACCTGGGCGCCTGGGCCGGAACGGGCCTTCTTTGGCGCAGCAAGGGCTGGAACGCCATGGCCGCGGTGGCCCACGGCCTGGCCGACGGCGCCGGCAACCGGGCGACCCTTTCCCTCGGCCAGTCCATCCGGCTGGCGCCCCGCTGGAGCCTCACCGCTGGGCTCCACGCCACCTGGGCCGACACCGAAGGCATGGCCTACGATTTCGGCATCGACGCGGGCCAGGCCCAGCGGCGGGCCGCGCTGGTGGCTGCGGGGGACACCCGCCTGGGGGCGGGAGACACCGGCCCCTTCGCCCCGCGCGCGGGCCTGCGGGACCTGGGCGGCCTCCTGTCGCTGGGCTACCATCCGGGGCGCAAGGTCTCCTATCACCTCAGCCTGTTCGGGACCACCTTCCCCGGGGATGCCCGCCGGAGCCCCCTGGTCCGCAGGGAGTCCAGCCTGAACGGAGGGGCCGGGTTCAGCTACCGCTTCGGCGGCCCGCAATAG
- a CDS encoding DUF58 domain-containing protein: MTPKGWKRFLSRLRRLPLRLRKVLRGGTEGLHLSKIKGAGLTFVENRPYVPGDDPRAINWPLTARTGEPIIKIFQASRELIVWLVVDPSPSMFLGDPVSPIRWALEICGAAQATTAAGKDRLGLLVPGDASTPPLRIAPRRGRVQGLHLLEALSGRGPAIPGPADWQEALGHWGDHGRGHRLWILSNGAGLQGLAPLLKPLAARHRVVWFRPEQPHYRHMPNWPDPGFPPNVERQDWNIMEDPVTRLGIWLKGGGG, from the coding sequence ATGACTCCCAAAGGCTGGAAGCGATTCCTGTCCCGGCTCCGGCGGCTCCCGCTGAGGCTGCGCAAGGTCCTGCGCGGGGGCACGGAGGGGCTGCACCTCAGCAAGATCAAGGGCGCGGGGCTGACCTTCGTGGAGAACCGGCCCTACGTGCCCGGGGACGATCCCCGGGCCATCAACTGGCCCCTCACGGCCCGCACGGGCGAGCCCATCATCAAGATCTTCCAGGCCAGCCGCGAGCTCATCGTGTGGCTGGTGGTGGACCCCTCGCCCTCCATGTTCCTGGGCGACCCCGTGAGCCCCATCCGGTGGGCCCTGGAGATCTGCGGGGCCGCCCAGGCCACCACGGCCGCGGGCAAGGACCGGCTGGGCCTCCTGGTTCCGGGGGACGCCAGCACGCCGCCCCTGCGCATCGCCCCCCGGCGTGGCCGGGTCCAGGGCCTGCACCTCCTCGAGGCCCTCTCCGGACGCGGCCCGGCCATCCCGGGCCCCGCCGACTGGCAGGAGGCGCTGGGCCACTGGGGCGACCACGGACGCGGCCACCGGCTGTGGATCCTGAGCAACGGGGCGGGGCTCCAGGGCCTGGCGCCGCTCCTCAAGCCCCTGGCGGCGCGGCACCGCGTGGTGTGGTTCAGGCCCGAGCAGCCCCACTACCGCCACATGCCCAACTGGCCCGACCCGGGCTTCCCGCCCAACGTGGAGCGCCAGGACTGGAACATCATGGAGGACCCCGTCACCCGCCTGGGGATCTGGCTCAAGGGCGGAGGCGGCTGA